One stretch of Gloeomargarita sp. SKYB120 DNA includes these proteins:
- a CDS encoding COP23 domain-containing protein has product MEGLGSWGKGVMVGMLWLGTLLHPAQASPKRITFYCGTSQGAPATLVRSGNRVVPIIRWTSDAFAESGYSNERRCQEVSRRFQAYYDDGSLSFITTGRMNGQNVICVARSHGGPCAGLLFTLKPGTNPTRVINQLFNIRTRASGPLNETTARPYVDFNEFLQEAEGSEPTP; this is encoded by the coding sequence ATGGAGGGTCTAGGTTCTTGGGGCAAGGGAGTCATGGTCGGGATGCTGTGGCTGGGCACGCTCCTTCATCCCGCTCAGGCCAGTCCCAAACGCATCACCTTCTACTGCGGCACCAGTCAGGGAGCGCCAGCCACCCTCGTCCGCTCAGGAAACCGGGTGGTGCCCATCATCCGCTGGACATCAGATGCATTTGCCGAAAGTGGCTACTCCAATGAGCGGCGTTGCCAGGAAGTTTCCCGGCGTTTCCAGGCCTACTACGACGACGGTAGTTTGAGCTTTATCACCACCGGGCGGATGAACGGCCAAAATGTTATCTGCGTGGCTCGCAGTCATGGCGGGCCGTGCGCTGGCTTGTTGTTTACCCTGAAACCGGGCACCAATCCAACGCGGGTCATTAACCAATTGTTCAATATCCGCACTCGCGCCTCGGGGCCGCTCAATGAAACCACTGCCCGTCCCTACGTGGACTTCAACGAATTTCTTCAGGAAGCGGAAGGTAGTGAACCAACCCCTTGA